In Silene latifolia isolate original U9 population chromosome X, ASM4854445v1, whole genome shotgun sequence, the following proteins share a genomic window:
- the LOC141623101 gene encoding protein MIZU-KUSSEI 1-like has protein sequence MMRSTRITTDVTTVECHNQVRSWRLLRTIMELLIPTCNCTFVHETNHNKSSISPNYSPTSPSSTIFTGTIFGCKQGKVKFCVQQSNNSVLLLELAVPTSALAREMRGGLLRIALECTNGAESQPLLDTPVWRMYCNGRKVGYAVKRRPSKADIEVLRRMSGVVVGAGVVRGADIGCQEDDDDIMYLRGNFERVKGSSNAESFHFIDPDGNTNQDLSIFFLRST, from the coding sequence ATGATGAGATCCACCCGTATCACCACCGATGTCACCACCGTCGAATGCCACAACCAAGTCCGGTCATGGCGGCTCCTCCGAACCATCATGGAACTCCTCATCCCCACTTGTAATTGCACCTTCGTACACGAAACCAACCATAATAAATCCTCAATAAGTCCAAACTACTCACCAACATCTCCGTCTTCCACAATTTTCACCGGAACAATCTTCGGTTGTAAACAAGGTAAAGTGAAATTCTGTGTACAACAATCAAACAATTCAGTCCTCCTCCTAGAATTAGCGGTCCCTACATCCGCCCTGGCACGAGAAATGCGAGGGGGGTTGTTAAGGATCGCGCTTGAGTGCACTAATGGAGCTGAGTCTCAACCCCTCCTCGACACCCCGGTGTGGAGGATGTATTGCAATGGGAGGAAAGTTGGTTATGCAGTCAAAAGGCGGCCATCAAAAGCAGACATTGAGGTGCTTAGGAGGATGAGTGGGGTAGTGGTGGGTGCAGGGGTGGTTCGTGGGGCCGACATTGGTTGtcaagaagatgatgatgatattaTGTACTTAAGAGGGAATTTTGAGAGGGTTAAGGGATCTTCTAATGCTGAATCTTTCCATTTTATTGATCCTGATGGTAATACTAATCAAGATCTTAGCATCTTTTTTCTTCGTTCTACGTAA
- the LOC141622294 gene encoding RING-H2 finger protein ATL1-like codes for MTTTKPTTAASETATVSCIKTDCDRTTNSCVYTCIFSDYSPPLPPSQPPPPPPYPRAASSQSHMAPFLIAAVCILGVSFLLLTTCTIILRWRFTRRRRNRRSGNSSINNGGSDGGGDVAVGVDHPIWHITTVGLQQSVIDSITAFKYKKIDNLLTEGSDCSVCLTEFEEGDDLRLLPKCSHAFHLNCIDTWLRSHKNCPVCRAPVVNESFIGSNLAVRSERLSYRQENQLGGSENEGESSGSDVYRSGDDVGEMPMEGIRIAEILKKNRELRVLSDLGVNYRFSWVVGEGDEVNGEGQEEGGLEPIKRSFSFNALAVTTAIREVVGKENELNEGKWCSSSGGSGSAVVQEGKFDIENVVKEGSNVSELLTNKSFSIGSSLQKGSVSMMRSMSSGGKLFSFRRTKSQASILPL; via the coding sequence ATGACGACAACGAAACCGACAACCGCGGCCTCGGAAACCGCAACTGTGTCCTGCATCAAGACTGACTGCGACAGAACCACCAACTCATGTGTCTACACTTGTATCTTCTCCGACTACTCTCCACCTTTACCACCGTCACAACCACCGCCGCCTCCGCCGTATCCACGTGCCGCCTCGTCGCAAAGTCACATGGCGCCCTTCCTCATCGCTGCTGTATGTATCCTCGGTGTCTCTTTCCTTCTTTTAACCACGTGTACTATTATTCTACGGTGGCGCTTCACGCGCCGCCGTCGCAACCGCCGTAGTGGTAACTCTTCGATCAACAACGGCGGGAGTGACGGTGGTGGTGACGTTGCCGTCGGTGTTGATCATCCGATTTGGCATATTACGACGGTAGGGTTACAGCAATCGGTAATTGATTCAATTACCGCATTTAAGTATAAGAAAATTGATAATTTGTTAACAGAAGGGAGTGATTGTAGTGTTTGTTTAACGGAATTTGAGGAAGGTGATGATTTACGGCTTTTACCTAAGTGTAGTCACGCGTTTCATTTGAATTGTATTGATACGTGGTTGCGATCGCATAAGAATTGCCCCGTTTGTCGTGCTCCGGTTGTAAATGAGAGTTTTATTGGGAGTAATCTTGCGGTGAGGTCGGAGAGGTTGAGTTATAGACAGGAGAATCAGCTAGGTGGTTCGGAAAACGAGGGCGAGAGTAGTGGTAGTGATGTGTATAGAAGCGGTGATGATGTTGGGGAAATGCCTATGGAGGGGATTAGAATTGCTGAGATATTGAAGAAGAATCGAGAGCTTCGGGTTTTGAGTGATTTAGGTGTGAATTATCGGTTTAGTTGGGTTGTGGGCGAGGGGGATGAGGTCAATGGGGAAGGGCAAGAGGAGGGTGGTTTGGAGCCTATTAAAAGGTCGTTTTCGTTCAATGCTTTGGCTGTTACGACTGCTATTCGTGAGGTGGTTGGTAAAGAGAATGAACTCAATGAAGGGAAATGGTGTTCTAGTAGTGGAGGTAGTGGTAGTGCAGTTGTGCAAGAGGGGAAATTCGACATAGAGAATGTGGTGAAGGAAGGGAGTAATGTGTCGGAGTTGTTGACGAACAAAAGCTTTTCTATTGGTAGTTCGTTGCAGAAGGGGTCGGTTTCTATGATGAGATCAATGTCTTCTGGTGGCAAGTTATTTTCGTTTAGAAGGACGAAAAGCCAAGCGTCAATACTTCCCTTGTGA